In Solobacterium moorei, a single genomic region encodes these proteins:
- a CDS encoding ABC transporter substrate-binding protein, translating to MKRLIKALFVAMTLVLSACTPTQKTDETVKRTIRIGTEQFTASLDSALEWNGWFTIRYGIGETLFKVEDNMEIKPWLVSNAENIDTKTWKLTLRENIKFSDGTTMDAKSVVDNLHHIAQENARANFLKGAEYEIDGHTITIKTVEPRATLLSDLSDPMFTMLNLASKEDKATMPIGTGPYKVKSFIADQEIVLEPNANYWNGTPKLDEITVTKMLEKETAILALKNHELDAYTEMNPEGIKQLKDTDEFDIHMIPSSRVYSLYMNTETLSDTSLRKAIAKAIDKESIAKYLLDGTMTATDGPFTSDSEYALPSSNVTSYNEAEAKQILESLGYVDTDGDGYVEKDGQNISLTIAYYKRLSQEAIATELQSALKKIGIHSELQLHEGTKYLANKEYDLGFYSMVTMPTGDPAYYLNALLSEGGSVNYSGYDNHAMQVLLKQLNNSYDTKERNKIVKQIEEILLSSYSITYIGFNNLIFATRKELKNFTPHVTDYYQITVDLELQS from the coding sequence ATGAAACGATTGATTAAAGCATTATTTGTGGCTATGACGTTAGTGTTGTCTGCATGTACACCAACACAAAAAACAGATGAAACTGTAAAACGTACTATCCGCATTGGTACAGAACAGTTCACTGCATCTTTAGATTCTGCTTTAGAGTGGAATGGATGGTTCACCATTCGATACGGTATTGGGGAAACCTTATTTAAAGTAGAAGATAATATGGAAATCAAACCATGGCTCGTATCGAACGCAGAAAATATTGATACGAAGACATGGAAGTTAACACTACGTGAGAATATTAAATTCTCAGATGGCACAACAATGGATGCTAAAAGTGTAGTGGATAATCTACATCATATTGCACAAGAAAATGCAAGAGCTAACTTTTTAAAGGGTGCTGAATATGAAATCGATGGTCATACAATCACAATTAAGACTGTAGAACCACGCGCAACATTATTATCTGATTTAAGTGATCCGATGTTTACGATGTTAAATCTAGCTTCAAAGGAAGATAAGGCTACGATGCCTATCGGTACTGGTCCATATAAGGTGAAGTCATTTATAGCTGATCAAGAAATTGTCCTTGAGCCAAATGCAAACTATTGGAATGGAACGCCGAAATTAGATGAGATTACAGTTACGAAGATGCTTGAGAAAGAAACTGCAATTCTAGCACTCAAAAATCATGAATTAGATGCATATACAGAAATGAATCCTGAGGGAATCAAGCAGTTAAAGGATACTGATGAATTTGATATTCATATGATTCCATCTAGCCGTGTATATTCTCTCTATATGAATACAGAGACTCTTTCAGATACATCACTACGCAAAGCAATTGCGAAAGCAATTGATAAAGAATCAATTGCAAAGTACTTGCTGGATGGTACAATGACTGCTACAGATGGACCATTTACAAGTGATTCTGAGTATGCATTACCAAGTTCTAATGTAACTTCTTATAACGAAGCTGAAGCCAAGCAAATTTTAGAATCTCTAGGCTATGTAGATACAGATGGTGATGGGTATGTAGAAAAGGATGGTCAAAACATCTCTCTTACAATCGCTTACTACAAACGTCTATCGCAAGAAGCAATTGCGACTGAATTACAGTCTGCACTTAAGAAGATTGGTATTCACTCCGAACTTCAATTACATGAAGGCACGAAGTATCTAGCAAATAAAGAATATGATTTAGGTTTCTATTCTATGGTAACAATGCCTACAGGAGATCCTGCATACTACTTAAACGCGTTATTATCCGAAGGCGGCTCTGTGAATTACTCTGGGTATGATAACCATGCAATGCAGGTGTTGTTAAAACAGTTGAATAATTCCTACGATACAAAGGAACGTAATAAAATTGTTAAGCAGATTGAAGAAATATTGTTGTCAAGTTATAGCATTACGTACATTGGATTTAATAACTTGATTTTCGCAACAAGAAAAGAATTGAAGAATTTTACCCCTCACGTTACGGACTACTACCAAATTACAGTTGATTTAGAACTGCAATCATGA
- a CDS encoding ABC transporter permease codes for MKLNRKQWMMIIMLAGLLLCSVVMELMLPKMILESNLAIRLQAPSIHHFFGTDAFGRDVFVRTIAAAKISILSTIVIVVVAGGFGIFIGMISGYMGGFLDEVLMAICDLFLAFPQMLIAIAIAGILGGGLHNAMIALAISDWMLFARLARSATLKEKSELYVTAAKFAGLSDIEILLKHILPNIRNVMIVTLTLNFANMLLSLAGLSFLGIGVKVPTPEWGSMISEGRQYLTSAPWISLFPCLFIFITVFLINQFAKTFHNQEGKRYETID; via the coding sequence ATGAAGCTTAATCGTAAACAGTGGATGATGATTATCATGCTTGCAGGTTTATTATTATGCAGTGTTGTGATGGAATTAATGTTACCAAAGATGATTTTAGAATCAAATCTAGCTATTCGTTTACAAGCACCTAGTATTCATCACTTTTTTGGGACAGATGCTTTTGGAAGAGATGTATTTGTACGAACAATCGCAGCTGCGAAAATTAGTATTCTATCTACGATAGTAATCGTAGTAGTTGCTGGAGGCTTTGGTATCTTTATCGGCATGATTAGTGGTTATATGGGTGGTTTTTTGGATGAAGTGCTCATGGCTATTTGTGATTTGTTCCTAGCATTTCCACAAATGTTAATTGCGATAGCGATTGCGGGAATACTAGGAGGTGGCTTACATAATGCGATGATTGCATTAGCAATTAGCGATTGGATGTTGTTTGCTCGCTTGGCAAGATCTGCTACACTCAAAGAGAAATCAGAATTATACGTAACAGCTGCAAAATTTGCAGGATTAAGTGATATCGAAATACTATTGAAACATATTCTACCGAATATTCGAAACGTAATGATAGTGACATTGACCTTAAACTTTGCGAATATGTTATTGTCTCTTGCAGGACTTAGCTTTTTAGGCATTGGAGTAAAAGTTCCAACGCCAGAATGGGGCTCTATGATCAGTGAAGGAAGACAATATTTAACATCCGCACCATGGATTTCTTTATTTCCATGTTTGTTTATCTTCATCACTGTATTTTTGATAAATCAATTTGCGAAGACTTTTCATAATCAGGAGGGGAAACGGTATGAAACGATTGATTAA
- a CDS encoding nuclear transport factor 2 family protein, translated as MTKIEKALELINTFTTGNTEKAKELLAEDYIQHNLAYGTGSGAFVEAVEYLASAPVKTTVENIRAFEDGDKVFLQTVYNFAGMGKQVAFDIFRFDKEGKIAEHWDNLATKASVNPSGHSQIDGYDNLEDLEKTEENRKLVSNFIYDVLQNKAPENTLSYFNGDAYIQHNTAIADGVSGLGAALETLAKQGIQMIYNTTYQVLAQGNYVLAVSEGTFAGKPTSFYDLFRVENGKIAEHWDVMETIAEKETWQNQNGKF; from the coding sequence ATGACAAAAATCGAAAAGGCATTAGAGTTAATCAACACATTTACAACAGGCAATACAGAAAAGGCAAAGGAATTATTAGCAGAGGATTATATTCAGCATAATCTAGCGTATGGTACTGGATCCGGTGCATTTGTAGAAGCAGTAGAATATCTAGCATCTGCACCAGTAAAGACAACAGTTGAAAATATCAGAGCATTTGAAGATGGTGATAAGGTGTTCTTGCAAACTGTGTATAACTTTGCTGGTATGGGTAAACAGGTGGCGTTTGATATTTTCCGTTTTGATAAAGAAGGAAAAATTGCTGAACACTGGGACAATCTTGCTACAAAGGCTTCTGTGAATCCATCAGGACACTCACAGATTGACGGATATGATAACCTTGAGGATTTAGAGAAAACAGAAGAGAATCGTAAACTTGTAAGTAATTTCATTTATGATGTATTACAGAATAAGGCACCAGAAAATACATTATCCTATTTTAATGGCGATGCATATATTCAGCATAATACTGCAATTGCAGATGGTGTATCTGGATTGGGTGCTGCACTTGAAACTCTTGCAAAACAAGGAATTCAGATGATTTATAATACAACTTATCAAGTACTTGCACAGGGTAATTATGTTCTTGCTGTATCTGAAGGAACTTTTGCTGGTAAGCCAACTTCTTTCTACGATCTATTTAGAGTTGAAAACGGTAAGATTGCGGAACATTGGGATGTAATGGAAACAATTGCTGAAAAGGAAACATGGCAGAACCAAAATGGCAAGTTCTAA
- a CDS encoding ABC transporter ATP-binding protein — protein MRQPILELKNITAGYSNTEVLHDVSLSVYPTEVIGIVGQSGSGKTSLLNCILQLEPALKIDAGEILYSNQNLLDINQREYRRLFQGEMATIFQNSNFTLVPTRKISSQFYETTRGRLSKEETRQKAYELFQQFELKNPERIFNGYPFALSIGMAQRVAVSLALMNDPNLLLCDEPTSALDVKSAYEMIRQLKRLKEENGMTMVVITHNIALAVQLCDRIAVMYQGDIVEVQETKTLIENPMHAYTKQLLAALPKTEDLWND, from the coding sequence ATGAGACAACCAATTTTAGAACTAAAAAATATTACTGCTGGATATAGCAATACAGAAGTGTTACATGATGTTTCACTTTCTGTGTACCCAACAGAAGTGATTGGTATTGTTGGACAAAGTGGTAGTGGAAAGACAAGCTTATTAAATTGTATTCTTCAATTAGAACCAGCTCTTAAAATTGATGCAGGGGAAATCTTGTACTCTAATCAAAATCTTTTGGATATCAATCAGAGAGAATATCGACGGTTATTTCAAGGTGAAATGGCGACGATTTTTCAGAACAGTAACTTTACACTTGTTCCTACAAGAAAGATATCTTCTCAGTTTTACGAGACAACAAGGGGAAGACTAAGCAAAGAAGAGACTCGTCAAAAAGCATATGAGTTATTTCAACAGTTCGAATTAAAAAATCCTGAACGTATTTTCAATGGTTATCCATTTGCGTTATCAATTGGTATGGCACAGCGTGTAGCTGTATCGCTTGCACTAATGAATGATCCAAATTTACTTTTATGTGATGAGCCAACGAGTGCATTGGATGTAAAAAGTGCATATGAAATGATTCGACAGTTAAAGCGATTGAAAGAAGAAAATGGTATGACGATGGTAGTGATTACGCATAACATTGCGCTAGCTGTGCAGCTATGTGATCGTATTGCGGTAATGTACCAAGGTGATATTGTAGAAGTACAAGAAACAAAGACTTTAATTGAAAATCCTATGCATGCATATACAAAACAATTATTAGCTGCTTTACCGAAGACGGAGGATTTATGGAACGATTAA
- the ppc gene encoding phosphoenolpyruvate carboxylase, producing the protein MLPKLENSNNITAIEEEIQILKNLLNTATQNMIPSDKFHLIDELSNLSANHEYDKLTNLITSLSNEDLDIISRYFSVLPLLINITEDVDLAYQVNLQNNIDQDYLGKISTQMNIISKSKHAKEILENLNVVPVLTAHPTQVQRKSMLDLTNEIHHLLRKDRDCKKGSINKRKWNDNLHRLIELIMETDMIREKKLKVKNEIRNVTDYYNTSLIPAITALTAQYRKEAAKHGIDVSAATPITMGMWIGGDRDGNPFVTAETLKISATTQAEVILNYYIRKIEEMYFYYAVSSSISHVSLDVEKMASLSSDTSVYREKEPYRKAFHYILERLQNTYRNFTQSTNYEVCYETVEQFQNDLLTIKKSLIENNDAILTTGSFNEVLQATEIFGFYLASIDMRQDSSVLEACVAELLKSANIEQDYSSLDEEKKCALLLELLNNDPRILSATHAPKSELLSKELAIFQTARELKDRMGENVIRQHIISHSESISDMLELATLLKEVGLVDNEHSRMQIVPLFETIEDLQNANEIMRTYLNIPLVRKWLNDQKFYQEIMLGYSDSNKDGGYLSSGWYLYKAQRELSAIGDECGVKITFFHGRGGTVGRGGGPSYDAITSQPFGSIKDRIRLTEQGEVIGNKYGNRDSAYYNLEMLISSTLNRMVNPMVLSKETLSEYYTIMDPIVENSTVIYRDLVFNNPHFYPYFFAASPIKEISSLNIGSRPAARKTITDINGLRAIPWVFSWSQNRIMLPGWYGIGSAMQQYIDQNPEKNLAKLQQMYQTWPFFKSLLENADMVLSKSNMDIAKQYSNLCKDEETRSVFDRIEAEWQLTKKVLLQIEKHTELIQDLPALRGSLDYRLPYFDILNYIQIELIKRIRQGQYTEELEKTIHVTINGIATGLRNSG; encoded by the coding sequence ATGTTACCGAAGCTAGAAAACAGTAATAATATCACTGCTATTGAAGAAGAAATTCAAATACTCAAGAATCTTTTAAATACCGCAACGCAGAATATGATTCCTTCTGATAAATTTCATCTTATTGATGAACTCTCAAATTTATCCGCAAATCATGAATACGATAAGTTAACAAATTTGATTACTTCATTATCCAATGAAGATTTAGATATTATCTCTAGATACTTCTCTGTTCTACCTTTATTAATCAATATCACAGAAGACGTAGACCTTGCTTATCAAGTTAACTTACAAAATAACATTGACCAAGATTACTTAGGTAAGATCTCCACTCAGATGAATATTATCTCAAAGAGTAAACATGCTAAGGAAATCTTAGAAAACTTGAATGTAGTACCAGTACTAACGGCACACCCTACACAAGTACAACGTAAATCAATGTTGGATCTAACAAATGAAATCCATCATTTATTACGTAAAGACCGTGACTGTAAAAAAGGATCCATCAATAAACGTAAGTGGAATGATAACCTTCACCGTTTAATTGAACTGATTATGGAAACGGATATGATCCGTGAAAAGAAGTTAAAAGTGAAAAATGAAATCCGTAATGTGACTGACTATTACAACACTTCTTTGATTCCAGCTATCACAGCTTTAACTGCACAATACCGTAAAGAAGCCGCAAAACACGGTATCGATGTCAGTGCTGCCACCCCTATTACTATGGGTATGTGGATTGGTGGTGACCGTGATGGAAATCCATTTGTTACCGCTGAAACATTAAAAATCTCTGCTACTACACAAGCAGAAGTTATCTTGAATTATTACATCCGCAAGATTGAGGAAATGTATTTCTACTATGCAGTTTCATCTAGCATCTCTCACGTCTCTCTAGATGTTGAAAAGATGGCTTCTCTTTCAAGCGATACTTCTGTCTACCGTGAGAAAGAACCATATCGTAAAGCGTTTCACTATATACTAGAAAGACTACAAAATACATATCGCAATTTTACGCAGAGTACAAATTATGAAGTATGTTATGAAACAGTAGAACAGTTCCAGAATGATTTACTCACGATTAAAAAGTCTCTTATCGAAAATAATGATGCGATTCTAACAACCGGCAGTTTTAATGAAGTGTTACAGGCTACAGAAATCTTTGGCTTCTATCTTGCAAGTATAGATATGCGTCAAGACTCAAGTGTCTTAGAAGCGTGTGTTGCAGAGTTATTGAAGTCTGCAAATATCGAACAAGACTACAGTAGTCTTGACGAAGAAAAGAAGTGTGCCTTATTACTGGAACTATTAAACAATGACCCACGTATCTTATCAGCAACACACGCACCAAAATCAGAATTATTATCCAAGGAACTTGCGATTTTCCAAACCGCAAGAGAGCTTAAGGATCGCATGGGTGAGAATGTAATTCGTCAACATATCATCTCTCACTCCGAAAGTATCTCTGATATGCTCGAATTAGCGACCCTACTCAAGGAAGTTGGATTAGTTGATAACGAACATAGTCGTATGCAGATTGTTCCACTCTTCGAAACAATTGAAGACTTACAAAACGCAAATGAAATCATGCGTACATACTTAAATATTCCTCTTGTCAGAAAATGGTTGAATGATCAAAAGTTCTATCAGGAGATTATGCTTGGATACTCTGATTCCAATAAAGATGGAGGATATCTGTCCTCTGGTTGGTATTTATACAAGGCACAGCGTGAACTATCTGCCATCGGTGATGAATGTGGTGTAAAGATTACCTTCTTCCATGGTCGTGGTGGAACAGTTGGCCGTGGTGGTGGACCATCCTACGATGCGATTACTTCTCAACCATTCGGTTCTATTAAAGACCGTATACGTCTAACCGAGCAAGGAGAAGTCATCGGTAATAAGTATGGTAACCGAGACTCAGCATACTACAATCTAGAAATGTTGATTTCCTCTACTTTAAACCGCATGGTTAATCCAATGGTATTAAGTAAAGAAACATTGAGTGAATACTACACGATCATGGATCCAATCGTAGAAAATTCAACTGTAATCTATCGTGATTTAGTATTCAATAATCCACATTTCTATCCATATTTCTTTGCGGCAAGTCCAATCAAAGAAATATCCAGTTTAAATATTGGCTCACGGCCAGCAGCACGTAAAACAATTACAGATATCAACGGCTTACGTGCAATCCCATGGGTATTCTCCTGGTCACAGAATCGAATCATGTTGCCAGGATGGTATGGTATTGGCTCAGCCATGCAACAATATATCGACCAAAACCCAGAAAAAAACCTAGCAAAATTACAGCAGATGTATCAGACATGGCCATTCTTTAAATCATTACTAGAGAATGCAGATATGGTGCTATCTAAGTCAAATATGGATATTGCAAAACAGTATAGCAATCTTTGTAAAGATGAAGAAACCCGCTCTGTATTCGATCGTATTGAAGCTGAGTGGCAGCTTACAAAGAAAGTCTTACTACAGATTGAAAAACATACTGAACTCATTCAAGACTTACCTGCATTAAGAGGAAGCTTAGATTATCGTCTTCCTTACTTCGATATTCTAAATTACATTCAGATTGAGCTGATTAAACGTATCCGCCAAGGACAATACACAGAAGAGCTTGAAAAGACAATCCACGTTACCATCAACGGTATCGCAACCGGATTAAGAAACTCTGGATAA
- a CDS encoding Rrf2 family transcriptional regulator, which translates to MQISSRFTIALHIFACVETFKGTHKLTSDFLSQSINVNPVIIRNILTQLKNAGLVTVARGTGGVDTTRPLNEISFCDVYLAIEPLENGELFHFHESPNPNCSVGRNIHTLLDQKLYSIQTVMENEMKKYTLADLKTELKDLLQKQN; encoded by the coding sequence ATGCAGATATCTAGCCGTTTTACAATCGCATTACATATATTTGCCTGTGTAGAGACATTTAAAGGTACACATAAACTCACTAGTGATTTTCTTTCGCAGAGTATAAATGTGAATCCTGTTATTATTCGAAATATTTTGACACAACTTAAAAATGCTGGATTAGTTACCGTTGCAAGAGGAACTGGTGGAGTAGATACCACTAGACCACTTAATGAAATTAGTTTTTGTGATGTGTATCTCGCAATTGAACCTTTAGAAAATGGAGAACTATTCCATTTCCATGAAAGTCCGAATCCTAACTGTTCAGTCGGAAGAAATATTCATACTTTATTAGATCAGAAGTTATATTCGATTCAAACTGTGATGGAAAATGAGATGAAGAAATATACTCTCGCTGATCTTAAAACAGAGTTGAAAGATCTTTTACAAAAGCAAAATTAG
- a CDS encoding ABC transporter permease, producing the protein MKYFIKRLLRTIPIVIGVTLITFSLIYLSPSDPAHMHFHQAGTPATEEMLEQFRHEHHLDEPFFIQYQNWWVSFLKGDLGTSYQDGRPVFEKLMKAAPYTISIAINSMVLTLVISLPLGIYCAYRKQSRLSKLIDAITQVGISIPTFIIGLLLLYLFTSVFHIFSVLPKGNTGVIMPSLTIMLGMSFRYIKQIQKIASRELEKDYIRGLRARGIGTVSILFHTVLRSAMVEVITLTAVSFGSLLSGVALIETIFNWPGLGKLLIDAVISKDIPIIQGVVVWLVLAYVMINLVADVFYGIFDPRIRLGGDSHEA; encoded by the coding sequence ATGAAATATTTTATCAAGCGTTTATTGCGTACAATTCCTATTGTCATAGGAGTTACGCTTATCACATTTAGTTTAATTTATCTTTCACCAAGTGATCCTGCACATATGCATTTCCACCAAGCAGGGACTCCGGCAACTGAAGAGATGTTAGAACAGTTCCGTCATGAACATCACTTGGATGAACCATTTTTTATCCAATATCAAAACTGGTGGGTTTCTTTCTTGAAAGGAGATCTAGGTACTTCTTATCAGGATGGTCGTCCCGTTTTTGAAAAGCTTATGAAAGCTGCACCATATACAATATCGATTGCGATTAACAGTATGGTATTAACACTGGTAATTTCTTTGCCACTTGGAATCTATTGTGCATACCGCAAGCAATCAAGACTTTCAAAGTTGATTGATGCGATAACACAGGTAGGGATATCGATTCCCACCTTTATAATTGGGCTATTGTTGTTGTATTTATTTACTTCCGTGTTCCATATCTTTAGTGTATTACCAAAGGGTAATACAGGTGTTATTATGCCTAGTTTAACCATCATGCTTGGTATGTCATTTCGATATATCAAACAGATTCAAAAGATTGCTAGTCGTGAATTAGAGAAAGACTACATCAGAGGCTTACGCGCCAGAGGAATTGGTACAGTTTCAATTCTGTTCCATACTGTTTTGCGTAGTGCAATGGTTGAAGTGATTACTTTAACTGCTGTTTCTTTTGGAAGTCTTTTAAGTGGTGTTGCACTAATTGAAACCATTTTTAATTGGCCAGGACTTGGCAAACTATTGATAGATGCGGTCATTAGTAAAGATATCCCAATTATTCAGGGTGTTGTAGTGTGGCTTGTGCTTGCGTATGTCATGATTAATTTAGTGGCAGATGTATTCTATGGAATATTTGACCCACGGATACGGTTAGGTGGTGATAGTCATGAAGCTTAA
- a CDS encoding ABC transporter ATP-binding protein encodes MERLIQAENIVKRFRDKKQQVLAVDHVSLHLDEGEILGIIGESGSGKSTILRLLSGIIQPDEGQVTLFGKSLDTKDRSRFRNLQMIFQDARASFDKQYTIEQSLNEIRKHLNPSALENRFLLQEVGLDTSFAKKYPYEMSGGECQRAAIARALACDPKVLLCDEITSALDVITQERICSLLTHLCHQHHISAIFVSHDLPLVSNLCDRVMIMKDGRVVEEGRTKDVMQNPQHPYTKELLRHIMKLETAE; translated from the coding sequence ATGGAACGATTAATACAAGCAGAGAATATCGTTAAAAGGTTCCGTGATAAGAAGCAGCAAGTATTAGCAGTTGATCACGTTTCTCTTCATCTTGATGAAGGGGAGATACTTGGTATCATTGGTGAAAGTGGTAGTGGGAAAAGTACAATCTTGCGATTACTATCGGGGATAATTCAACCAGATGAAGGGCAAGTGACATTATTTGGTAAATCGCTTGATACAAAAGATCGTAGTCGCTTTCGCAATCTGCAGATGATATTTCAAGATGCACGTGCTTCTTTTGATAAGCAGTATACGATAGAACAAAGTTTGAATGAGATACGGAAACATTTAAATCCTAGTGCTTTAGAAAATCGGTTCTTATTACAGGAGGTCGGGTTGGATACTTCCTTTGCAAAAAAGTATCCCTATGAGATGTCTGGAGGAGAATGTCAGCGTGCAGCGATTGCACGTGCACTTGCGTGTGATCCAAAGGTATTGTTGTGTGATGAAATCACAAGTGCATTGGATGTTATCACACAAGAGAGGATTTGCAGTCTATTAACACATCTATGTCATCAGCATCATATCTCAGCAATTTTTGTGTCCCACGATTTACCGTTAGTTAGTAATCTCTGTGATCGTGTGATGATTATGAAGGATGGCAGGGTTGTAGAAGAGGGTAGAACAAAGGATGTGATGCAAAACCCACAACATCCATACACAAAAGAGTTATTACGACATATCATGAAACTTGAAACAGCAGAATAG
- a CDS encoding protein-ADP-ribose hydrolase: MIKSELQEKRLSYLVDKFKEDSKDYKYIRVPNNIEEKKRILRSLMNIRMPKQMSDDVLEVQNAYLKECIEENGIVQIDSINEIKHGISIWQGDITRLAVDAIVNAANSQMLGCFIPMHTCIDNCIHSYAGVQLREECNQLMQALRKQYGNDYEQPTAVPMITDAYNLPAKKVIHVVGPIIENELNSTLEKQLMDCYWNVLEMCAEYHLKTVAFCCISTGIFRFPNQRAAELAVKTVEKWLECNPDKMERVIFNVFKNDDKAIYKQLLS; the protein is encoded by the coding sequence ATGATAAAAAGTGAACTACAAGAAAAGCGACTATCATATCTGGTAGATAAATTTAAAGAGGATTCAAAAGATTATAAGTACATTCGCGTCCCAAATAATATAGAAGAGAAGAAGCGTATCTTGCGTTCTTTAATGAATATTCGTATGCCAAAGCAGATGTCAGATGATGTACTAGAAGTTCAGAATGCATATTTAAAAGAATGTATCGAAGAAAATGGAATTGTTCAGATTGATTCGATTAACGAAATAAAACATGGCATATCTATTTGGCAAGGTGATATTACTAGACTTGCAGTTGATGCGATTGTCAATGCGGCTAATTCTCAAATGCTAGGTTGTTTTATTCCTATGCATACATGTATTGATAACTGTATTCATAGCTATGCTGGCGTACAGTTAAGAGAAGAATGTAATCAATTGATGCAAGCGTTAAGAAAGCAATACGGTAATGACTATGAACAACCAACAGCAGTACCAATGATTACAGATGCATATAACCTACCTGCAAAGAAAGTGATTCATGTGGTAGGTCCAATTATAGAAAATGAATTAAATAGTACATTAGAGAAACAGTTGATGGACTGTTATTGGAATGTATTAGAGATGTGTGCAGAATATCATCTCAAAACAGTAGCATTCTGTTGTATTTCTACAGGTATATTTCGTTTCCCAAATCAGCGGGCAGCAGAACTGGCTGTAAAGACAGTAGAAAAATGGCTGGAATGTAATCCTGATAAAATGGAAAGGGTGATATTTAATGTTTTTAAAAATGATGACAAAGCAATCTACAAACAACTCTTATCGTAG
- a CDS encoding nitroreductase family protein, with amino-acid sequence MNFTTLAKERHSCRKISSRPIEAEKLEAIKQAAIAAPTAHNFQPLKVWLIQSPEALEKIKSVTQQKFLHTSPTCFIVGSDASKGWVREEDSMSFADVDASIVATHIMLAIQDEGLATTWIGNFSPEKIKEVFPMMKSYNLIAIFPVGYAEEDAKPSHLHTTRKSGEEFIETL; translated from the coding sequence ATGAACTTTACTACATTGGCGAAAGAACGGCATTCTTGCCGTAAAATTTCTTCAAGACCTATTGAAGCAGAAAAGTTAGAAGCTATTAAACAAGCAGCCATCGCTGCACCTACTGCTCATAACTTTCAACCACTAAAAGTCTGGTTGATTCAATCACCAGAAGCACTAGAAAAAATCAAATCCGTAACACAGCAAAAATTCCTACATACATCCCCTACGTGCTTCATCGTTGGTAGTGACGCAAGCAAAGGATGGGTACGTGAAGAAGATTCTATGAGCTTTGCGGATGTAGACGCAAGTATTGTTGCGACACACATCATGCTTGCAATCCAAGATGAAGGGCTAGCAACAACTTGGATTGGAAATTTTTCACCAGAGAAGATCAAAGAAGTATTCCCAATGATGAAATCTTATAACTTGATTGCCATCTTCCCTGTTGGATATGCTGAAGAAGACGCAAAACCATCACACTTACATACTACACGTAAGAGCGGAGAAGAATTTATTGAAACACTATAA